One Methylocaldum marinum DNA window includes the following coding sequences:
- a CDS encoding BrnT family toxin — translation MEFEWDENKRLKTLRERKIDFVDMIDLWDDPRRQEVRDLRNNYGEPRFQTIGQSKFNIYFVVYTERVYEDGAEVIRIISARRANKKEREMYENRTFSARIVS, via the coding sequence ATGGAGTTCGAGTGGGATGAGAACAAAAGGTTGAAGACCTTGAGAGAGAGGAAGATTGATTTCGTTGACATGATTGACCTATGGGATGATCCAAGGCGGCAAGAAGTAAGGGATCTACGAAACAACTACGGAGAGCCGAGATTTCAGACCATCGGTCAATCTAAATTCAACATATATTTTGTTGTTTATACTGAACGCGTGTATGAGGATGGTGCAGAGGTAATCCGAATTATTTCAGCTCGGAGAGCGAACAAAAAGGAGCGCGAGATGTATGAAAATCGAACATTCTCAGCGAGGATAGTCTCATGA
- a CDS encoding P-loop NTPase family protein yields the protein MKERIVRRTKEEIKKMRGKTDHVYVGNTSDKEIERQVENDPDSYIPTEEELKKFKPVKKDDSNE from the coding sequence ATGAAAGAAAGAATTGTGCGTCGCACCAAAGAAGAGATAAAGAAAATGAGAGGTAAAACCGATCATGTATACGTTGGCAACACGTCTGATAAGGAAATAGAGCGGCAGGTTGAAAATGATCCAGATAGCTATATTCCTACTGAAGAAGAACTTAAGAAGTTTAAGCCAGTGAAAAAGGATGACTCAAATGAATAA